From the Lemur catta isolate mLemCat1 chromosome 1, mLemCat1.pri, whole genome shotgun sequence genome, the window taaaaaaaaaaaactaactttggactttttaaagatgtaattcaAAATAAAGTAGGTGTTTTACACACTGTGATCAAGCTGCCAAAATCCAGAAACACAACCATTTTGTTCATTCGTTAAACCAAGgcttttttattctcatttttcagttacatagatacatatacatTTCTCTTTAGGAACCACAAATTCTCTGACAAGTTCAGTTACATCCCAGCTGTCCAGCTGAAAATTCATTTACGTCTGCagcatttaaaagtgaaaattatacCTTCAATGTATACTTTCATTCTGCAAAATTTCTCCTCCACTCCCCAAAACGACTCCCAGGCAGTAAATGCAATTCTTTGAATGAACAAGGTGTTTTGAAtcaattaatttgttaattttcaataatttttctacAGTGGTTTTTTTTCAGACAAtttgcatacaataaaatgcTCAGATCTTAATTGTACTACCAGATAAGTTTAATAATCCTATTCACCCATGTAACCATCGTCAGCCCAATCAAGAGAGGACATTCTtatcactccagaaagttccaGGGAAATGTTTTACAGTCATTTCTCACCTCCACCTACCATGTAGGGGCAACCACTCCTACTCTGGGTTTCTTATATGGCCAGGAAATGGAACCAAAAATGATTTGACAATTTTAAAGCTGATAAAAATAGCATTAAGAAACATAAAGTTCCATGTTGCCTACAGGTTTTCTTAATATGCCTTAATTTTCTATCAAAAGTTTGTCTCATATGTAACCGTGAAGAATGAAAAAGACCTTGAGCTTGGTTCAATTAGCAAtgcaagtgtttttgtttttgtttttgtttttgagacagagtctcactctgttgcccaggctagagtgctgtggtgtcagcctagctcacagcaacctcaaactcctgggctccagcaatcctcttgcctcccgagtagctgggactacaggtgtgtgccaccatgcccggctaattttttctatttttagtagagacaggggtcttgctgttgctcaggctggtctagaactcctgacctcaagcgatccttccgccttggcctcccagactacTAGGTGCAATGCAAGTGTTGTTACAATTTGCCAAAACATTGGGTACACTTATGTGGATTCTTGATGTACTTTCTTTAAGCAGGTTTTCTTCCGATGGGAAATACTAACTTTCGGTAGTCCTGCCCAGCCATTGCTGACTCCAAAGAGAGCTAGCATGTAGAGTGATTTgcagatgaaaattaaaaatttactttttaaaaaaaatgttttaattatgttAGGTAATTATTTGGAGTTGAAGTTGTGTGTTACATAAGCTAATTGTTGTTTCTTTTGTCCTagtcaaatacattttaaaatcgtGTGCAGTGAGGAGCCTTTGAGCACTCTCTTCCCTCTTGGAATCAATTTACTTCATCAATTTTTCAGCAGTTCACTTTTCCCAGTTTTAGGAGACAGGCAATGGTCATTTACATAGGCCTTCCAAGAAAAGTATGAGAAAAGTACTTGTAAGTTGTGGTACACTGCAAATGTCTGATATCAGTAATATTAGTAGTTTTAATCATAAACTCATAAAGTAACAAAATTCAGAGGTATAATATTGACACAAAAAGTATGAGACCAAATACAATGCAGTTCCTAGTTATCCTTCATGAACATGTCCATAtactagacatttttttttttctaatcacaaGTCATGGTGTGCCGGGTTCAAGGTCAGAGTTCTGTTCTGGGGTGTGTAGCTGCGTACTTGGGGGCCAGTTCTTTGATGAGATCCACGTAGTCGGTTTTTTCGGCACAAGCTCTGCACTCTTCCCCCCAGCTACGAAGGATCTGCTTTAGGTCTGCTACTCTCATCTTCTCCAGGTCAACAGAGGCCAAGtccaatttcttttctaaataccAAACAGGAAAAGcacaattaaaatacaaaaccaaaaaaaaaaaaaaccctctaggAAAAATGTAGCACAACTGCTCTCTGTATCCACGAGTTCCATATCCtcggattcaaccaaccacagatcaaaagtATTcgaaacaaaaaataacaacacaacaATTTTAAcagtacagtataacaactattgacacagcatttacattttatcaggtattacaagtaatctagaaatgatttaaagcatgtgagaggatgtgcataggttatgtgCTGATACTTGTGCATGAGGATTTTAGCATCTGAGtggggtcctagaaccaatgcCCCACAAGTACGGAGAGACAAGTGTATATACAAAACTATTGGAACAGTTTGTGTTTTTAACTGACTTTCTCTCCAAGAGATTATACTTGCATCAAACGAGGTAACAAGGAAAGACATAAGAGGCAGTCAGTGCCTTTGGGATGGCCTTGGTTTGAGGCCAACTCAAAGCCATAGACCATAAAAAGCAGCACGTTGTGATTCACTTTTTATAcgaaaatatattttccttaaggCAGATGAGCAAACACATGACAAAACACTattgagttttaaataaaaatgtgaaaaaaaccaaacaggtcGTCACAATTAGGAGCATTCTCATTGAACCTGAATTGTTTTGGACTTCTGTTTCAACTCACCTGCTGCCCCACCCCTAATGGGATTACTAAATCATCACAGCGTTCATTGGCAGCCCTTTGCGGTATACCCACCTTTCCAATGCTAGTGCTTCGGTGCCAGCCAACCTGGCTCCTACAGTTCTTGCCAGTAATACTTGTTATCAACATCTAACTCCTCTAGCAAGACTGCTGTTTCTTTGTTTACAGATTATGGGCAGAAAATATCAAGAACTCAGCTACTTCTCCATTGCCGAGcccaaaataggaaaaaaaaaattaaactcatctATAATACACTAATGATTATAATTTGCCTATCAGAAAGGGTTCAACTTTTCCTCTTTCAAAGGAAACTCTCTTTGACCCTCAGGTATTTGCTTTGGacataaatataactttttttttttttttgggtcagagtctcactttgttgcccgggctagagtgccgtggcgtctgcctagctcacagcaatctcaagctcctgggcttaagcgatcctactgcctcagcctccccagtagctgggactacaggcatgtgccaccatgcccggctaattttttttctatatatatttttagttggccagataatttttttctatttttagtagagacggggggtctcgctcaggctggtctcgaactcctgaccttgagcgatccacccgcctcggcctcccagagtgctaggattacaggcgtgagccaccgcgcccggccaatataaCTTTTAAGTTTACTTATTAAACAGGTAGTGGCAGCCCAGGAGTTTTTCAGCTTGACctctctttaaaaattctttccctGTTTTTTCCCCTGAGTGATATagaacataacattttaaaacattaaaaattaaatagttgtCAAGCGATTTGTCAAAAATTTCTAGTAAGTGTGTTCTAATTCAAAAGTTGGATGTTAACGccctttttttaatttgagggGTCAGCTATACACAGTACTCCAGAGAACCCTTAGATTTTTATAGTGATTCCTCATCCTTTGAAATAACAAAGCAAGCAAACGAAAATGTTCTTTCAGGTCAAAAACCAAATGACACCTTCCTAATTGAAAACATACTCCCACTTTACACTTATCTGGCTTGTTAATTTCATGGCTGACCTTTAAAGAATAcctttaaaagtagaaatttttatAGTCCAAATTATGACTATCCCACAGCACAAAGGCCCCTATTCAATCTCATCTTTGCTGAAAACAATAAGGTAGGGAGAATTTAGAATGATGTATCTATTCAAGATAACAGGTCGAaggagaaaaattcttttttgcaAGTGTCAATTGTTTGAATTCTTCTAAAGAACTTGGCATCtggcattaattttaaaaaggggaaaaccTCTGTGATgtcctaaaactataaaaaaaaaaaaaaaaaaaataggtccatacaaaaattaaaactagttCACAGCTCCCCAAGGGCCTCTAGTGGCCGGTGTTGCCAAAACATTAAGCATTCATTTCTTCTCAATATCTGATTAGTTTTTCTATTAAGGATCCCTATTAAGATCCCTTGCATATAGGAGaagttattcaaaataaatttgttgaatgaataaatctgcATAGGTTTGTCCCTTTTGCAAATATTGTTTATGTGGACCCAGTGATTTCTGCCTCTACTTCATGACTTTTGAAGCCAATAAAAAGGGATGCCTACCCATAATAACTACCCTGGGAGTTAGGTCTTGCGCTTGGCAATTTGAGAAATAGGTTGTCTTTGGTGGCTTCCAACCTTAAACGTATTTAAAGCTAACTATGTAGCTATGATGCATAGGCACATTACACAGCTGTGTTGGAAAATAAGACTATGATAAGCTAGAGTTGGATGCTAATGACTTAGGTAGTTTAAATGAGTCTGTCCTGGTAGAATTTCAGCTGTCAAGGATGGGCTGAGGGAGGGATTCCTCATCCTTTTATCAGACCTTGTCAATCTACCCCAAAGTGTGGCCCAGATATAAATCCTTACTATAAGAATAGATCTATCCATGTAAAATTTATAAGGCCAAGgataatgttttaaatagaacatctccttcctttccttactGTTTATTTTAGGCACCCTCTGATAAGCTATTTCATCAGGCAAAACCTGATTTGATGTGAATAACCTActtcctaaaatttaaaattaaatggtaGACATGCCCAGGAAGAATGATAGAATCACACTGACAACTTCAAAGTCCTTGTATCATCTGTGAATAGATGCAACTTTTGTCTTAATAGGTTACCAAGAGCTAAATCACAACAAGTAGCTGCTCTCTTTgtactttgagatttttttccttaacatacATAGCTGATGTTGCCTTAGTACATTGTGAGTTTCAACGTTGCCATTTGGGGTTGGCAGTTTTAACCTAATGCTGATTATGCCAGTACTATGCGGAGTTAGTAGGGAGTTTCTCTTCCCTCAAAGAAACTCAGATGATACTAGGCACCGTTCTTCAGCCCAGCACCCCAATTGGTGAGTggagaatttctttgtttctaacaCTGACTCTTTAGAAAACATGGCCCTGGGTTTGGAAGTTTGGCAATCCACAGGACGTGTTGGGAAGAACGCCGGGCTCTGTGATACCGTATTTCAGCTCACAGATCTGACTGTCCATCTTCTTCAGCTTGTCACAGATCTTCCCTGCAGGCATATGCACACTCATCGGACGTGTGACCTCACTTAGGATCTTCGTGGGTGCGTCTTTGGTGGCTCCTAGATAATAACACtgatggaaaaagaagagaatttagTGTCCCAGACAATGAAAACAGCAAGAAACACAGTATGGAAGAGTGAAAAAGAGGTTATCCTAGTTTTCATGGTCCAGCTATTAAAGTTTAACCCCTGCACATGAAGACACCAGGAAACAGGTGACTCCGTTCTTGTGATCATCCTAATTAGAAGTGCCCTGCAATTCACATGGTGTTAAAAGACTAATGGGAAGAGCTGACACTTACTAAAtgttttctctgtgccaggcactctcaGTGCTTTAAAGGTATTAACTTATTTACATCTCTCAACAGTCCTGTgaagtgctattattatcctcattttatatcCAAGCCAACTGAAGGTCACCCAGCTCGCaaatggaagaaacagaattataaaatcCAGCATTTGGGCTCTAGAGTCCATGCTCTTTTCCATTGTGCAATGCTGCTTTTCAAACTCCCCGACTTaaccattttacatttaaaaatataaaacttaatgatacaaataaatgacATGAGTTTTACAATGTGTCTATGGTGAGCAGTCAGCAATGCAGATGTACCTGACAAATTCAACATGACAATTTTAGGCAAAAAGGAATTGGCTTGAAATTGTCTTTAgtgatataaaatggtatattgGAACAAGCCATAGGTGTATACCCAGGAAACCCCATATAAATGCCattataagaaaacagaaacactTTATTAGTTAtgtacaaataataatataaaatgttttgatCGGTTTGACTAATTGTCTTGGTAAGAAATGGAAAGTCTACCCACTCTTAACTTAGGACAGTAAATTCTCATTAGgaattcaattttataatttcatttaagaaaacatagaaatggtTGCCTGTGGTATActcagaaagtaaaatgaaactgGATAATATATTCTGCATGAAAATACACAGGACTCCATTTCACTAGAGATTTCTAGAAATCACTAGAAATCACTAGATTTCTGCTTGCTGTCTACCACGAACATGCTTGAGGCAACCATAAAAGTGAAGGACATTGAATccaagatgaaaaacaaaactattagtTTTTTTCAAGCACACGGGAAAAACAAAAGGTGAAGATTTACCATACCAGgcggttttcttttcctttggcatCCAAGCAAAAGCTGATCAATTCTTTCTCTATGGTGTCCGGCGAAAAGTTAACTCCTCTGTCTACTAAGGAGTTGTAGAATCGGTTCAAGAATTCTTTACATACTAGAAGCAACACAGAAATATGTCTGTAGGCACAACTTAACCACTACCACATCTATGTTGATGACCCACTgaccacatttaaaaaagtagatATGGGTCAATGCGTTGTGACAACATTCAAACTCTAACAATGACTTCAGGCCTGTTGCTACTTAACGTGAGCTTACTGAATCCATTCATCGATCAATCTTTGGAACCAAGTTCCACCTAAAATAAGAACTTTTCCACAAAATTCGGTTaaacctaaaagaaaatatagcctTCTAAAGGATATGATCTTGGGACAAGCTTAGTTTTAAGCACAGACAAAAACCTGAAAAATTATCTTGAATGACGCCCCTCGGCAGTTTGCATAAGTCTTTCTGTTCCATCGTCATGACCCTGAAGTGAAACCTCACAATTTGAACAGTCACATTCAGCCCTGGTGTCCACAGCCAGCAGGAGCGATGGAGCCAGGCAATAACAACCATCATGGTTCACATCCGTTGGGTGCTAAAGGTGCTggccctgttctaagcacttaaTGTATTTTAACTCATTCAAGTCTCACGATGAAGGTATGATGTAGATACAtcactatcctcattttacagaaaaagaaactgagtcaAAGAAAGGTCAACTAACTTGCCCAGGAAGTGGTAGGGATGGTATTAGATCCCAAGTGGTCGACTCTGGGCCCACACATTCATGCATCAGGTTATCCTGCCGTGGGAGGCGGTGGCTTTCCCACATGGGCAAGTGTCTAGGCCAAGCAGGCCAAAAGGAAACTTAGGCCAGAAGCGTGTGCTGGAAAAAAGCGGCcttaatattagaaaaagaatCCTGGGGAAACACAGTGAGAAAGAGTGGAGGGTGCTTAGACCCTCGGTTTTAGTTTTCCTCTTAATTCATGGGACTAAAACCAGGTAACGTGCGCTGTGCCCCATGCCCCAGTGACCAGGTGTCTTATCTATCTGCCTGGTAAATGAGGCAAGATCTATCAGTCACTCCAATACACACTCTAGACTTCTCAAGTAGTTTAAACTATTTTCActtgattaattaatttaatacTGAAACACATTAGCAAACAGGAAGTCAAGCTTGAGTTTTGTTGTAAAATTGATTCTAAGTAGGGCCTAGGCAGTATCATAATAGATGTGTTTGTATATGCTTCTGAGTGCATGGATATGagttttgcatttctgtataccatcttaaatacttttttcaaataaggtgcttataaataaatataacaacatATTGTTCTATTTCCAAATTCAGGTGCATGCACGTGTCCCAGTATCgtgaaagatttttttgttaCAAACTAATACAACTACAGACTCTGTGTACACAGTGGagagaattttaattaaaaagaaagcaaatgtttaTTAGAAAGCCTGCTAATTTGTCTCTAATCTATAAAAATTAAGATGTTTTTGTCTtcactttgtatcctgcaaagaagaaagatcagatttgaaaagaaaatgaataagtaaCCTATAGTATGATTGATTATGTTTTGGgacaatataatatatacaataaactgAAAGCTTTAggagctttcttttctttatgagaaaagaaaatgataaagacgATTTCAATAAAGATGACctgtataaacaaaaataatgaacatatagTAGTGTAAACATAATGTAAAATCCAAATATGGTACAATTGTAACATATGAGAAGCAAAGGAGAATTCAAGTTAAACTTCCTAAGGTCTTTTACTACCTAGGTGGAAGGTAGAGAAATAGTATTAACTCATATTGATTTTTAGCCAATTAAGCATGCTAAAAATGTAAGggtaataactaaaaatatttagattactTCTAAATCTGTATTGGTtcagggggcagagggagggacttTATAAACTTTGTCAGTCCACtagaaggcaagaaagagaaaaaataaacaaagacaaagCACAATACTTCTTTAAAAACTCACAAATTTAAGtgataggaataaatttaaatatatcattaattACAACATGTGTACATTATTAAACTTGCAGTTATATAACAGTACATTTACagtaagagttttttaaaaatggatggGAATCACACATTTACTTCTGAATTGACCTTTCCTCTGAAAAATGACAGGaaggataagaaaaaagaattggacTGAGCTGCAgctaatagttttgttttttttcttaagagagaaTGGTgtcaaatacagaaaaatattaacatttaatctAGGTGCTaagtatatactatatacattttttccatatgtttgaaatatttcctaatttgtttcaaaaaaagtCATGATGTATTTGATAATTATAACCCCTCCGtatgttcaataaaatatttggtaatattaatgaaattgaattttatcttttaaagtgaAATTACAGTTCAGTTAAGGAATTAGCCAGAGCCCAAAAGGAAAAAgcagtatttgaaaaatataataatgccACCTACAGGAAGAAAGCTACAATTTTGTCAAAAAGATAATgataaaatgcttaaaatcagGTTCatggaattaataaaattatcGGTGGGctagaaaagattatttttagcaGTTCCATCCACATCTTTTAGAACTAAAGACAGTCCCCCATTATCTGCTACAGTTTGTTttttggggagaaaaacaaacaaaaaaaacccacccgATCAATCTTGGTGGTACCAGGATTAGGGCAAGATTGCTACCTAAAAATATAATGTACTTTATAATGAATTAAGACTTTAAGGACATACAGAACTTCTTCAATAATTTGTACAGGTGGTCCCcgacttacaatggtttgacaTACGATTTTCAGCTTTACAAAGCGGTTAAAGCAGTACACATTCACTAGAAAGTGTACTGTAAGTACCCATGCAATCAttctgttttttcactttcagtacagtattcaataaattacatgagctattcaacgctttattataaaataggctttgtgtttgATGATTTTTCCCAACTTCAGGCTAATAtgagtgttctgagcatgtttaaggtaggctaggctaagttaTGATGTTAGGTGTATTTtagacttatgatattttcaacttatgatgggtttatcaggatgtaaccccatcataagttgaggagcatttATGTAGTCCTTCATTgttccaattttatttataatgttttcctAAAGAAATTGGTTCCCAACACTACACTCAGAAGGCAGTATAGTTAGAGATTCAGTGTTAGGGCTCTGAAATTAAACTGTCTAGGTCCAAATCCTAGCTtgaccacttactagctgtgtgactttgggcctttcattgttgtttttaaaagatcatctgTCAGTCCAATTGCCATTCTTTTGAAGGTAatcagttctttttttccccttctgggtgt encodes:
- the CDNF gene encoding cerebral dopamine neurotrophic factor, translating into MWCASPAAVVAFCAGLWVSSPVPAQGQEAGGRPGADCEVCKEFLNRFYNSLVDRGVNFSPDTIEKELISFCLDAKGKENRLCYYLGATKDAPTKILSEVTRPMSVHMPAGKICDKLKKMDSQICELKYEKKLDLASVDLEKMRVADLKQILRSWGEECRACAEKTDYVDLIKELAPKYAATHPRTEL